The sequence below is a genomic window from Uranotaenia lowii strain MFRU-FL chromosome 2, ASM2978415v1, whole genome shotgun sequence.
tatgttggggtccaatgaaagtttttaccgctatgacagatcttccggtagaaaaaaaatcttacttaaaaaaaacgacatccagttttggctttgcttagctgtatttgatttctcaatgaaccgattttaaaaactcaaattttaatttattggcgttaatttgttcattattttcatagaacatacttggtctgttaaaattaccagttcatcagtatattggaatgatgataaagatgcttgaaatgtgcgcttcgggtcatattgacccgaacggctttggagggttaaaagaGTATTCAAAGATGGAACGTTTCTAGTTGCACTAGCTATTTGTTCTGGGGAAATAGATCCGGAAGTGAAGACGCTAGAAAACTTTTTAGCAAAAAGATTGCATATATCGTGGTCCGACGATGCCGTCTCGTCATCAAGAAACAGGTTAGTTGGTAATCCCGACTCTTTCCGCTGGTCTTTGACGTGTTTCCAAAAAGAGATATGAATCCAGTTATTCAGTCATGAAGTCTTACCTCGGtcgaaaaattttctgaaaagttatttttacaaaaatctaatgatcaatggtagtttttaaatagattaaaaaatgagattttttttatgtgactTTACTTATTTTCAGCAGTTTTCAATTTAGTTAACAGTACCTcaaacatcaaaaataatcataaccatatttcaaattttcatttcattgataaaacattgaaaacaaattaaaaaaagaatattttctttgTGTTTTATGTaataaaacacgaaaaattgtcaaaaagttccaaaataaaaatcaaatttctgacAAACGACATGACCTCGAGGAActtattttatttggtttcgaaaatattttcttctaatattgagcttaaatttaacttttgaaaatcgggaattgtcccatgcgggaaaaaatgccagaaaaaagatGCCACCATTTTATTCGGTCAATTAATAAACGCATAGAAGGAagaagatgtaaaaaaaaagtaacttaaGGCAGGTAAGGCAACTTATTTTCTTAGCGTATTTGAGTTTCAAGATTGAACTAAAAAGAATTAGGTCCTCTCACACTTTTACATTCAACTTGCATAAACATATCTTAAGTTATGGTCAAAAAACCTGTTGGACATATttatttgcacattttgaaacgAGGGAAACCATAAAATCTcaatcgggaaaaccgggaaaaaaaccgagaatttgaaaatggaaactcgctggccaccctggcaTGGGCTAATATCTTTATCTTTATATTTTCGGAATCGCTTGTtcctatattttttcaaaagcgaCAAACGAGTgatatgaaaaattcatcagaATAAAATTGGTAATTTCGAGCGTTCGACAACGACAAAGatgcattttatttatttgctatCAAATACGATCCATCTGCGTCCCCTTTTGGCAAATGGCATAATGGCTGCACTCCCTGATTGGTTCGAcataatcaacattgcacaatgaaccaattgaaagattgcTAGAATTGATTGGGACTCTTTATATTTTTACTTAACGCGTTTCAATTGGTTCACCAATTTTAGCACTATTCATTTCCTGCAAAGAAATGAGAgaataaatttttcgatttataGTAGAATaactgtttttcaaataaatggtTGGTGTTCTAATTCGTTGAATGatgttttgcaaaaatctattGGAAACCTTGACTAAATTTTAGGTCTTAGTGCTGATAAATAATTGCATCTTTAACTTTTCGCAATGCATAATTCTGTTAATCATGACATTGTTTAGCGtgtacttattgaaaaaacagaaacaatttcatttataaagtgaagttaatcgattttttcttcttttttggaataaatactTTGAAGGAAATTCTATATCTAACAcaatcgaaaaaatcaaaagtgtAGTCTGACATTTCCAATAGTAAAATTCTAGCATAGATTAAAGTTatagttttctttttaaaatcctcttaaaataaacaaaaatagaatagaatagaatagttttctttttgaaatatttccattCCTGAtgtttaaattcaataaaactggtttgccaataaaaaaaatctgagctaaaaattcaacaataatttttattttcgaagtTTTCTAGTCACGTGAAATCTGTACGCCAATTTGCGTTAAAATTGAACCACTTTCCGTAGGTAACATCATTTCAAGAAACTTTCACAATATTTGAAAGTATCAATTCACAAAATATTTAGATATAACGTGTAAATGATTAGGTTAACAAAATTCCCAAACCCGGTAGAGTTCGTGATTCTGAGTTAAGGAGGACAAGTGATTGAAGAATTTAATAACATATCGTTTATCggaagtttcatgaaaaatgtaGTGACGCCTTGgtgaatttaaacaaataaccTTCTTGAGAACTTGTTTTCAAAGCTTTCTGCCCTCGTTCACATGGTTcgattttacgttttttttttcatttgaaaattacacttccaaactaaaaaaaatctaacaagaCGATTTTCGCGGACCTGTCATAAATACAACCGATCACTATTTTTACTCATGGCCAACTCGATTTCATTATTATTCGTTATTTTTGATTTACTGCTTTTGAACGATTGAAATTTTACAACCAATAATcattatgttcattttttttctgtttccaggTAAGGCAACAATTTGATCCAGCTTTCACCGCGTCACCGTAGAAAGCAAGACCGGTCCAGCTAAACCATTATTGTGATAGTTTTAACGCTCAGCTTTTAAAATCGGACTATAATGCCCAATTCTTTACTAAATACCGGAGATGACGATCGTGAGAAGTTCATCAATTGGCCCTACCAAAATGACTCCAAGAGTGAACTGCCGATGGATATGCAGTTTAATTCCGGACACTTACTGCAAATAGTCGTGTATAGGTTCGTATTGCTTTTGGTTAGTTTAGAGCTGTTGGTTTTTATATTGTGTGCGATTTCAATATGCTGTTTATTAAACTGAGCCATCAAAAATCTTTAGcgagattgatttaaaaaaaattactattacTATCTTTATTCATTACAGTGTTCTGATGGTCATTTCGGCAATTGGAAACATAACAGTTCTAACACTGCTAATAAAACGTCGCATGAAGTCACATTCTCGGATAGATATGATGTTGATGCATTTAGCAATAGCAGACTTAATGGTATGAACAGAACAATAGTTGTTAAGATAGTTAAGTGGCTGTTTAATATGCTGTAAATTTCACAGCTGAAAATATTCCGCAACGCTACAACCTATATTGAAATATGTTGAAATAATTCCAAGAAATTCTCTTTTCCGTCCTTATTTTCGGTTTGAGCTTATATAACATCATCAAACGGTTTCGGACCCTCGAAAAGTTACGTCTTTTTCAAATGCCGAATCGACAAAACAGATTGAAACAAAACTCGGTTGTAGGAATTGATCAGTGTTTCTGATAATGATTACATAATTTAAAAGTGTTGTAGCTAAGAGCTATTTTAGCTATGCTGTTCAAATCTTTTGCTGCTCCGGTTTACCTACAAAGGAACTTTTTGAGGTTTCCTGGTTtggccttattttttttttttttgctttccatATAATATGTCATAGATACAcctaatatattttttaccCTTTATACCTCACTTCTTGTATATCAATAAAACATCTTgttctaaaatttcattaatgtaTGTaatatatacactgccggccaaaagtttgggatcacccgcctaaaaacatgcaaattttgatcgttcatatctcagccgtcttaggacatattgcaaatcttctgatctcatttgaatgATAATGAGCaacagctatttcggaggtattttgcccataaataatgtttaagttttgcacctaaaacttaacctaaagttagagcatgttcaaaaaaacgcactcaatattcaaagccaatcatctcgcgataaggttgaccaaatttcaaaatttgagttgcactagaatccttattctaaacttctcaaaatacaatcaaaaaatgttgtgcaaaaatttaaaaatgtacttttaattaataaaatagacacttaagttatcgtccaaaagtttggcaaaataactccgaaatagctattgctcattatctttcaaatgagttcagaagatttgcaatatgtcctaagacggctgagatataaacgatcaaaatttgcatgttttttagcgggtgatcctaaacttttggccggcagtgtagttGGATGAGCGCAGAAAAACCTTGACTTCTAATCAGATTTGAAAGCACTTTCTTCAACTACAAAGAAGAAGAAAACTTGTTTTCTTTCCTTGGCAAAAACCTTAACTTCCCAATTCTGGAAAAACCTCCAGCTTCAATCgtcaaaacaaatcaatcaatTCAGGTCCTTTCCGAGTGCTTTGGCGGAATCGCACAAAAGATGATATCTGGTGTCCTTTCTTGCAATTTCATGGCGGTGATGAATCGACAACAACGAACGGCTTCATAAGGTGACATTTCTAATGATGCCATTGGAAATCGCGTGGGCGTATACAGTCCGGTGGATGGCCGGCGATATCATGTGTCGGTTGATGGCCTTTTTCCGAACATTCGGTCTCTACCTATCTAGTTTCGTGCTCGTTTGCATATCAGTCGACAGGTGAGACTTTCATACACGTGTTTCGAGCTCTAGAATGGACATAATCCAGATAATATTTCTTCTGTTTATAACATTGTTTCAAGATACTTTGCCGTTCTTCAGCCTTTGAAGCTATCGAAAAGCAGAGGgaaaattatgataacaatTGCTTGGGCCTTATCCTTCCTATGTAGTGTTCCACAGgtaagtatttttgtttttcattgccataattttgtaattttatgtgaTCGTTTATTATCATTTATCCTCCATGCGCTTCATCATCGTTTAAAAACCGACCGTTCCTACGtcagtacaataaaaaaatctgggcatttgaggactccaaaactgaaaagtttttttgtcttggatttttttaatctagaagttcatttttgaaaaagtcaGGAAAcattttcagatgaaatattaagAAGAaagcaatgaaaattttgataccatCGAATAAAATTTACTCTATTTTCCATTTCACATTTATTTCTATTTCAGACTATCATCTTCCATGTTGCTCATCATCCTGATGTCACTTGGTATGAGCAGTGCGTCACAGACAACATAATAGAGAACGATAATTATATTATCGTATATAATATTATCGTCATGATGTTTATGTACACATTCCCACTTTTAACCATCATTTGTTCATACGGTTCAATCTACATGGAAATATTCCGGCATACACGAAGGCCCAACTCTGGTATTatagaataaaaatgaaaatttgaaagacttTTTATAACTGCCAGTATGAAATATTTTACAGAGGGATTTCGCAGATCCAGTATCGATGTTCTAGGGAGAGCCAAGCGCAGAACTTTAAAAATGACCATCACTATAGTGATGGTATTCATCGTTTGCTGGACACCGTATTATGTTATGTCAATATGGTAAGATAATGCTTTCGACTTTCACAGAAGTTTATGACAGCATTTCTCAAATCTAATCTAGGTATTGGCTCGACAAAAAATCAGCATCGAGCGTTGATCAACGTGTTCAAAAAGGACTCTTCCTGTTTGCTTGCACCAACAGCTGTATGAATCCTATTGTTTATGGAGTATACAATATCAAAATACGCAAAACTCGCAAAACGGTAAACCATTCTCTTCAATCGGAATTGTCTGTATACTTGAATGCACCTATTTATTATCTTTGCCAAAATACGTGTCGTTGGTAGAACACAAAAGTAACAACATCTAACACAAAATGAAACATCAGTTGGATGAAAGGGTCGATCATGTAAACctaacaataaatttaacgaCTCATAACTTATTTGCATCACAAGAAAAGTTGAGCAAAGCGATTTAATCATTCCGAAAATAATTCatgacttgaaaataaaaaataaaaggaaagcgAGTGTTGAAAACTGTCGAAACCGATTTGATTGCGCCTGAAGATGCAACTACAAAACTCCATTGTGTTGTGTTAATACATTTCATacatgatttttgtttgttttgatggaaCCAACATGAATAATGTCTTGCTTGTTTAGCTAGGATTGCATGTTAAACTATTGTATCAAAAGTTGCGATTGATTGCTTCATTCTACTTACAGGAGACTGATCAGTGTTCGGTTGTACTACGTAACACCGCAAAATATACCCGTCATTCGGAATCTCTCCGGTCATCCAATGGTAGAGGACATAGAACTATCAGCGTTGCCTGTGACGTCAAAACTATTTAAATACATTTCCTGGACAAAAACAAGTCTTCCACACATTTGTTTCGCTTTAATTTCTCTTTTTCCCGAAAAGGAATCCACCTACCTAACCTAACCTAAGGGTTCGGTGCCGATTCTCCGAAGTATAGGGCCAAGATAAAAGATGTTGGCGATCCGGAACCAGCGTCTACACTTGCTACCAGCCAAGGCTTTcatcaactgtgcggatttcagcggctaaaCTACGCGGCCAGTAGCTTCAGTGGCTGCTTCTTCTTCGATGCCTATCAGGATTCCAGTATAagaagaaaaagataaattattGGCTTAAAAGGAAAAGAAGATTGAAGTTTCTTCttccttttttgcttttttgctccGGCTAGCTCATTTAATTTAGCCAAAGAAGATTTCGGAACAGTTTCCGATAATAAATTTCACATGTTGCAACGGGAGGCAGTGGGCGAATTGGGATCTGGGTTGTTAGCGGATGATTTAAGCGCCACTCCGAGGAGACCAGCCGCCTTTTGAAAGCTTGCCCGGCTTTTGAGACCCAACATAGGATGGGTGTATATTGTATTGGCCCAGATCAGACTCAACCTACCGACCTCAACCGTCGACCATCCATCAATATCCCAGACTAATTGGTCGAAAAATACACGAAAACTAAGACTGGTTGTTCGGTTGgccaaaaaatatcaactaacTGGAAAAAACTATATTTCCAGAATTATCTTCAGCGGACCCACTTTCCCCGAACAAATTCCCCAAGATTGCTTCGGAAACTGGAAAGGGGTTGGAagggaaaaaaaagaataagcgAGAGTCAACcctactcaaaaaaaaactaccgaacaaccgaaaaaaaacgtgaacttTAACCATTCATTAAAAACATCGTTTATTTGCTCGAAAAACGTTTGTTGCAACAActgattatttatttacattttcctAATTTGCTTGGTGgtggtttgttgtttgttggatTAGTAGGGAGTGtaagtttacatttttggtGGGTGGTTTTGGCTTAGAAGGTTTCTCCTACATCTAGCTTCTCCTTCGAGATTTCTTCCAATTTACATTAGCGCCTCTAGCGCTGCCTAGGCACACTAACCTTCCCAAAATTTCCCCGGATGGGGGTATTTGTCTGTCGGTAACTAAAGAGTGCTTTCCTCAAGTTTCCTTTTCCTTGACGAGGAAACGGTGCGTTTTCTTTCAACACCACCGGAGGTTATTCCAACCTCATCGGTGGACCATGGATtttatatgtataaaaaaatatctcgcAAGGGGAATTGAACCCGGGCCCTCTAGGTCCTCAGCTGGGGACGTAGCCGAGTGAGCTATTTGCTCATATGTGTGATCGGCTTAAAAAAGGGAATCAAGATCGGATTCCAATCATGCGCATGATATATGACAATTTTTTGAGTACTCACGTTGCTGGGCAATCAAACCTCAATTAACATTTCGGTTGATCCCCAGACCGTCGTTTCTGCTGCTGTCGATGTTGGTATGGTCGTCGCCGTCGCAGGGTGTCGTCGGAAAATCGGCGCAGCTCCCGTGATGTGTGGCTTCGCCGGTGGCGATATGCGTCGACCCGCAGCGGATTTCCTTGGACCAGGTGATGATGACGTTGTTGTAGGCTCGCGTGGGCTTCGTACCTGATCCGTTTTCGAAAGTTAGTTTTAGGGAAAAACGCactaaaaaccattaaaaattacCGTGTTCTGCTCTTTGAGCTATCACCCAACGGTATTGCTCGCACTTAGAACACTCTTAATCGCACTCTATTTTGGGAAGgttttaaaaaagacatttttataaaaaaaattaaaacccacGGTTTTTTTAACAAGTACCTTGTGGTACCAATGCGAacccgaaataaaaaaaacttgcagtCCAGCCTACTCCACAGCCCAAGGAAAAGTGATCGAGTACTTGCATCAGCCCTCAGATCAGAACAGTCATCTAATTTCCTGACCGGAACTTCGTAATCGTTAGCGAACGATTACGAATGTTCACGAAAAACCCtcttctttttcatatttttttctggtaaTCAACCCGAGATATTGACATCCGATCTCGGGTGTAGATTCTAATTCCCGATTCTTACCAATACAACCATAAGACCTATCATCTGGTGGGGTCAACGCCCGGACATGCATCAGCTGGTGGCGATATCTCTAGCAAAGTTTCGCCAAATCCCTTTAAAACACCCAGATCCGCTTTACGAAGAAAAAGAGTTTTTCCGTGACGTCACGCTCTCGATGGGGTGCGTCGAAAGTTTTGTTTACTCTCCAAAATATTTCTCTCCTACTCGGCTATGCTCTTGGTTTACTTGGTCTATAAATAGATATTTTATCGGCTTTTACAGGGATGGCTATTTTCAGCTAGGTGTTCATTCGGTCTACTAAGGGATGTTCAAGtaaaacaatatgaaaattatttaattttatccaTACTGCTACAATGTATTTaagattaaattaattttttttggaatattgagAGCCGTAAAGAACGAACTAGCTTCGTTAACAGTTGGAACAagagagagaattttatttaaattttaaacatggGTTACTATGATTATTTTGTTACTATTAAACGCCTGCTGCgttcaacactcctcctcaaacTATTCAGAAAGTACACCCATCTTAGCACGTAACTTCTCAAGGCGTACTCGCTGAAGCGGCTTCGTCAGGACATCTGCAACCATATCCTCCGTCGGGCAATATTGAAGTTGAATAACACCCTTCTGCTTCAAGTCGCGAACGAAGAAGTACCGTGTGTCAATATGCTTACTTCGTCGCTCGATCCGGTCACTGTCAACCATCTTGATGCAGCTCTGGTTATCCTCAAACACTTTGGCGGGAATGGACTCGTCTCCACTGATTTCGCTAATCAGCCGGCGCACCCAAAGCAATTCTTGGCACCCTTCAGCGAGTGCAACGAATTCGGCTTCAGTTGAGCTGAGGGACACACACGCTTGCTTTCTGGATCCCCAGGATATGATGCCTCCTCCGAAAAATACTGCATGGCCAGAGTTAGATTTTCGGTCCCGAGCATCACCGGCCCAGTCCGCATCTACGTACATCGCCAACTCGCCTTCTGTGGAACCCAGTTTCAGCTTCAAGTCGGATGTTGTATTCAGGTATCGCAGCACACGCTTTGCCTCATTCCAATCCAGTTGGGTTGGGCAGCTGGATTTTTGAGCTAGGATGGATGTGCTGACAGCCACGTCCGGCCTGGTATGAACAGCTACGTAAAGCAGACCTCCGATAAGACTGAGATACTGCTGGTTGTTTGGCAGCCGTTCCTTCTCCTCCTTCTGCTGTAGGTAGCCCGGATCAAGAGGAATCTTGCTGGGTTTGGCCTCCCCGAGCCCAAATTGTTGGGTTAACTTCCGGATGTACTGCTGTTGGCTAAGCTTGAACCTATCCGGACCACGTACAACTTCCATGCCAAGGAAATGTTTGATGTCTCCAAGGTTGTTAATCCTGAAGTTCGTCAGAAGACCTTGGAATATTTCTTGGAACTCCTCCTCAGTCTCGGTTATCACCACCATATCGTCCACGTAAACCAACAGATAGGCGATGACAGTTCCCGTTCGACGAATATAGAGACACGGGTCTGCTTTGGAAATGCTGAACGACATTTTTCGCAGGAACGAATCGAGTGTATGGTTCCACACTCGAGCGAACTGCTTGAGGCCGTACAGGCTTTTGTTGAGACGACATACACTATTTCCAACAGCATACCCTTCCGGTTGTTTCATATAGACAATCTCGCCCAGTTGTCCATGAAGATACGCAGTCTTGACGTCAACGTGTTTGACGACCATGCTACGACTGCTTGCCACTTCTGCTTCGGGATATGGACCATAGCTGGGGAACCAAACACTCGGATGTGAGCTAAGTTCGGCTTCTTTCCGCTCCACATTTCCTCAAGTGTCACCTCGTGTCCTTTGGTAGGCGATCGATTTACCAGATAGAccgctgttgctgttgcttctGCCCAGAATGACTTAGGCAGATCCGCTTCAAATAACATGCATTTGGCCCGTTCTACCACAGTACGGTTCACACGTTCGGCTAAACCGTTTTGTTCGGGAGTGTAATCCGCCGTTGTTTG
It includes:
- the LOC129748835 gene encoding adipokinetic hormone/corazonin-related peptide receptor variant I-like codes for the protein MPNSLLNTGDDDREKFINWPYQNDSKSELPMDMQFNSGHLLQIVVYSVLMVISAIGNITVLTLLIKRRMKSHSRIDMMLMHLAIADLMVTFLMMPLEIAWAYTVRWMAGDIMCRLMAFFRTFGLYLSSFVLVCISVDRYFAVLQPLKLSKSRGKIMITIAWALSFLCSVPQTIIFHVAHHPDVTWYEQCVTDNIIENDNYIIVYNIIVMMFMYTFPLLTIICSYGSIYMEIFRHTRRPNSEGFRRSSIDVLGRAKRRTLKMTITIVMVFIVCWTPYYVMSIWYWLDKKSASSVDQRVQKGLFLFACTNSCMNPIVYGVYNIKIRKTRKTETDQCSVVLRNTAKYTRHSESLRSSNGRGHRTISVACDVKTI